The Streptomyces sp. NBC_00459 DNA segment GGTATCGCTATCGCCCCGAAGACGATCGCGACGATCGACATCAGCCCTATCAGGGCCCGTTGCGCGAGGCTGAACCTGGACAGCCAGGACATGGATGAGCGTCTCTCTTCTGTGGCCTGAGCGGAGGAAGGACGCAGGTGTGACACCTACACATCTGCATGTGCGTGTCACACAGATGAGCGCCCGCTCCTACACCCTGGGCCATGGAACACCCCTGTTCCCTAGACCCCAGGTCCCGTTTCCTTACCCGGTCCCTACTCCGGCCGCAGTACGCCCCGCGGAACTCACTCCACCCTTGGACGTACCAGTCCCGACTCGTAGGCGATGACGACGAGTTGTGCCCTGTCCCGGGCGCCCAGCTTGGCCATGGCCCGGTTGACGTGCGTCTTCACCGTCAACGGGCTGACCTCCAGCCGCTCCGCTATCTCGTCGTTCGAGTGCCCGCCGGCGACCTGCACCAGCACCTCGCGCTCCCGCCCGGTCAACGCGTCCAGCCGCTCGGCACGGGCGGGGTCACGGCCGTCGTCCAGCACGTCGCCCTGCGCGAGGAACTGGGCGATCAGTCCCTTGGTGGCGGCCGGCGACAGCAGCGCCTCGCCCCCGGCGGCGACCCGGATGGCGTTCAGCAGCTCGTCGGGCTCGGACCCCTTGCCGAGGAACCCGGACGCGCCCGCGCGCAGCGACTGCACCACGTACTCGTCGACCTCGAACGTCGTCAGCATCACGACCCGTACATGCGCGAGCCCAGGATCCGCGCTGATCAGCCGGGTCGCGGCCAGTCCGTCGGTGCCCGGCATCCTGATGTCCATCAGCACGACGTCGGCGCGCTGCTCCCGCGCGAGCCGCACCGCCTCCGCCCCGTCGGACGCCTCGCCGACCACCTCCATGTCGGCCTCCGAGTCCACGAGCACGCGGAAGGCGCTGCGCAGCAGTGCCTGGTCGTCGGCGAGCAGGACACGGATCGTCATGGGCGGTCCTCGTTGAATCGGTGCGTCGGCGGGCGGTGGTCTGTGAGGGTCGTCCGTCAGGCGGTTCTCTGTACGGGGGTGCCCGCGCCGTCCGCGGGACGCGGCCTGCTCTGCACCGGCAGGATCGCATGCACCCGGAAGCCGCCTCCGTATCGGGGACCGGCGGTGCAGCCGCCGCCGACCGCGGTGACGCGCTCCCGCATCCCGAGCAGGCCGTGCCCGCCGCCCTCCTCCGGGCCGTCCTGGCCCACGCCGTGCCCCGGCCCGTCGTCCAGCACGGTGATCTCGATGTTCGGCCCCACCCGTACGACGCTGACCTCGGCCTTGGCCTCCGTCCCCGCGTGCTTCTGTACGTTCGTCAGGGCTTCCTGGATCACCCGGTAGGCGGCCAGGTCGATGGCCGCGGGGAGGGTGGTGTCCTGGTCGGCGCGGGCGACCTCGACCTGGAGTCCGGCGTTGTGGAAGGTGCCGACCAGCTCGTCGAGCCGGTGCAGACCGGGGGCGGGCTCGGTGGGTGCCTCCGGGTCCCCGGACTGGCGCAGCAGCCCGACGGTCGCGCGCAGCTCGTTGAGCGCCGAGCGACTGGCCTCCCGTACGTGGGCGAGGGCCTCCTTGGCCTGGTCGGGGCGCTTGTCCATGACGTGCGCGGCGACTCCGGCCTGGACGTTGACGAGGGCGATGTGGTGGGCGACCACGTCGTGCAGGTCACGGGCGATGCGCAGCCGCTCCTCGGCCACGCGTCGGCGGGCCTCCTCCTCGCGGGTGCGTTCGGCTCGCTCGGCGCGCTCTCTTATGGCGTCGACAAAGGCACGGCGGCTTCGTACGGCGTCCCCGGCGGTCGCGGCCATGCCGGTCCAGGCGAAGATGCCGAGGTTCTCCTGCGCGTACCAGGGGAGGGGGCCGGCCAGCATCGCGGAACCGGTGAGGACGGTCATCGTGAGGAGGCCGACGCGCCAGGTGGTGGGGCGGTCGGTGGTCGACGCGACGGTGTAGAGGGCGATCACCGCGGACATCGCGACGGGGGCACGGGGGTCTGCGATCACCGACTCGACGAGGGAGGCGACGCCGGTGACCGCGAGCACCTTCATGGGGGCGCGTCGGCGCAGGACGAGCGCCGCGGCGCCGAGCACCATGAGGACAAGGCTGAGGACGTCGGGGGTGCGGGCGGTCCAGGAGCCGTCTTCCTGTCCGTGCGGGTCGACGAACGAGGCGCCCAGCATGCAGAGGAGGACAGCGGCGGCGAGGGCCACGTCCAGCGCGAGGGGGTGCGCTTTCAGGTGGCATCGGGCTCGCTGGAGGGCGTTCACGTTTGTCAAAGTAGCTCACCTGGGTGTTACTGGGGGTTGCACCCCCAGGCCCCTGCTACGGCCCTGTACGGGCCTTGTCCTCAATCGCCGGACGGGCTGAGATGCGGAACCTCACCCCGGGATCAAGCCGTCGTCGCCCAGCATCTCCCGGACCTCCTCCAGCGTCGCGTCCGGCGACGGGAGGATGAGGTCCGACGGGTCCAGGGCCTCGTCCGGCAGGGGCTCGCCGAGATCGCGGACCCTGTCCAGCAGGAGGTGGAGGGTGCGGCGGAAGCCCGGGCCGTCGCCGAGCTCCATTTCCGCCAGGAGTACGTCGTCCAGCTTGTTCAGTTCGGTGAGGTGGCTGTCCGCCAGCCTCACCTGGCCCTCCCCCATGATCCGTACGATCATGTCGCCCTCCTCAGGCGTGGCCTACCACTCTGGGACCGCTGTGGGTCACTGCTTGTCGAAGCGCGGAGTGTCCTTCGGCTGCTGCTGGCCGCTGCCGCCCTCGATGGCCTGCTGCCCCGACGACGAACCGCCGGCCAGCTCCGCCTTCATGCGCTGCAGCTCCAGCTCCACATCCGTACCACCGGAGAGCCGGTCCAGCTCGGCCTGGATGTCGTCCTTCGCCATGCCCGTGGGGTCGTCGAGGGCGCCCGAGGCGAGCAGCTCGTCGATCGCACCGGCGCGCGCCTGGAGCTGTGCCGTCTTGTCCTCGGCCCGCTGGATCGCCAGGCCCACGTCGCCCATCTCCTCGGAGATGCCGGTGAACGCCTCGCCGATCCGGGTCTGGGCCTGGGCGGCGGTGTACGTCGCCTTGATCGTCTCCTTCTTGGTGCGGAAGGCGTCGACCTTGGCCTGGAGGCGCTGCGCCGCGAGGGTGAGCTTCTCCTCCTCGCCCTGGAGGGTCTGGTGCTGTGTCTCCAGGTCCGTCACCTGCTGCTGGAGGGCGGCGCGACGCGAGAGCGCCTCGCGGGCCAGGTCCTCTCGGCCCAGCGCGAGCGCCTTGCGGCCCTGGTCCTCCAGCGTGGAGGACTGCTTGTTCAGCTGGGCGAGCTGCAGCTCCAGGCGCTTGCGGCTGGTCGCCACGTCGGCGACTCCGCGGCGCACCTTCTGGAGCAGCTCCAGCTGTTTCTGGTACGAGTAATCGAGGGTTTCGCGCGGGTCCTCGGCCCGGTCAAGGGCCTTGTTCGCCTTCGCGCGGAAGATCATCCCCATACGCTTCATGACACCGCTCATGGGCTTCGCGCGCCCCCTTCTGACGGACTCCAGCTCCAGCACCTGCAACAGGACCAACAGTACGGGCCCTGCCTCTATTACCGCACTGTTCCGGGCCCGATGCGCTCATCCCCAAGGACGACTGCGATCTGTCCCACTCCGGCGTAGGGAGTAGGTGACCCCCTACTGTCTGTCTCTGTGTCTGTACCTCTGTCTGTCTTCTAGAGACGACCGGTGTTGCCGGATCGTTCCCCACTCGGCTGGGGTCCATGCCCCGAGACCCCTTACCCTTGGGTTTTGTGTTCCGTAGCCGCGCCAAGGAAGAGAAGGCCCCCGCCGACAAGGCGGCCGTGACCGACTCCAAGCAGACCCGTGACCCGCAGGCCCCGAAGGGCAGGCCCACTCCCAAGCGGAGTGAGGCCCAGTCCCAGCGCCGCAGCGTGGCCAGTACGCCCAAGACGCGCAAGGAGGGGGTCAAGCGGCAGCGTGACGAGCGCCGTGCCGCGATGGAGCGTCAGCGCCAGGCGCTCGCCAGCGGGGACGAGCGTTATCTCCCCGCCCGCGACAAGGGCCCGGTGCGCCGTTTCGCGCGCGATTTCGTGGACTCGCGCTTCTGTGTCGCCGAGTTCTTCCTGCCGATGGCCGTGGTCATCCTCGTACTGAGCATGGTGCGGGTCGGCGCGCTGCAGAGCATCGCGCTGCTGCTGTGGCTCTTCGTGATCGTGCTGATCATCGTCGACTCGGTCTTCATCGCGTTCCGGCTGAAGAAGCAGCTGGCCGAGCGTCATCCGAACGAGCGGACGAAGGGCGCGGTCGCCTACGCGCTCATGCGTTCTCTTCAGATGCGTCGCCTCCGGCTGCCGAAGCCTCAGGTCAAGCG contains these protein-coding regions:
- a CDS encoding response regulator transcription factor, yielding MTIRVLLADDQALLRSAFRVLVDSEADMEVVGEASDGAEAVRLAREQRADVVLMDIRMPGTDGLAATRLISADPGLAHVRVVMLTTFEVDEYVVQSLRAGASGFLGKGSEPDELLNAIRVAAGGEALLSPAATKGLIAQFLAQGDVLDDGRDPARAERLDALTGREREVLVQVAGGHSNDEIAERLEVSPLTVKTHVNRAMAKLGARDRAQLVVIAYESGLVRPRVE
- a CDS encoding sensor histidine kinase, yielding MNALQRARCHLKAHPLALDVALAAAVLLCMLGASFVDPHGQEDGSWTARTPDVLSLVLMVLGAAALVLRRRAPMKVLAVTGVASLVESVIADPRAPVAMSAVIALYTVASTTDRPTTWRVGLLTMTVLTGSAMLAGPLPWYAQENLGIFAWTGMAATAGDAVRSRRAFVDAIRERAERAERTREEEARRRVAEERLRIARDLHDVVAHHIALVNVQAGVAAHVMDKRPDQAKEALAHVREASRSALNELRATVGLLRQSGDPEAPTEPAPGLHRLDELVGTFHNAGLQVEVARADQDTTLPAAIDLAAYRVIQEALTNVQKHAGTEAKAEVSVVRVGPNIEITVLDDGPGHGVGQDGPEEGGGHGLLGMRERVTAVGGGCTAGPRYGGGFRVHAILPVQSRPRPADGAGTPVQRTA
- the pspAA gene encoding PspA-associated protein PspAA yields the protein MIVRIMGEGQVRLADSHLTELNKLDDVLLAEMELGDGPGFRRTLHLLLDRVRDLGEPLPDEALDPSDLILPSPDATLEEVREMLGDDGLIPG
- a CDS encoding PspA/IM30 family protein, with protein sequence MSGVMKRMGMIFRAKANKALDRAEDPRETLDYSYQKQLELLQKVRRGVADVATSRKRLELQLAQLNKQSSTLEDQGRKALALGREDLAREALSRRAALQQQVTDLETQHQTLQGEEEKLTLAAQRLQAKVDAFRTKKETIKATYTAAQAQTRIGEAFTGISEEMGDVGLAIQRAEDKTAQLQARAGAIDELLASGALDDPTGMAKDDIQAELDRLSGGTDVELELQRMKAELAGGSSSGQQAIEGGSGQQQPKDTPRFDKQ
- a CDS encoding DUF3043 domain-containing protein encodes the protein MPRDPLPLGFVFRSRAKEEKAPADKAAVTDSKQTRDPQAPKGRPTPKRSEAQSQRRSVASTPKTRKEGVKRQRDERRAAMERQRQALASGDERYLPARDKGPVRRFARDFVDSRFCVAEFFLPMAVVILVLSMVRVGALQSIALLLWLFVIVLIIVDSVFIAFRLKKQLAERHPNERTKGAVAYALMRSLQMRRLRLPKPQVKRGERP